From Styela clava chromosome 6, kaStyClav1.hap1.2, whole genome shotgun sequence, one genomic window encodes:
- the LOC120330694 gene encoding Golgi SNAP receptor complex member 1-like has translation MRKMTNQWEDLRKQARRLENELDLKLVSFSKLGTSYSSHASDHTPLLGNSSSERMFETMAMEIEQLLAKLTGVNDMMANHSEAINGPSSAMHTLQRHRDILQDYTHEFAKTKSNIVAHREREDLIGSVRRDIDAYKSGSGANSRRTDLYLKENEHLRNSDRLASEAIDIAMATKENLGTQRKIFKNMTTRLNNLANRFPALNSLVRRIKMRKQRDSLIMASVVSICIILILIYWLH, from the coding sequence atgaGAAAAATGACGAACCAATGGGAGGACCTAAGGAAACAAGCTCGCCGACTTGAGAACGAACTCGACCTAAAACTAGTCTCGTTTAGCAAACTCGGGACAAGTTATAGCAGCCACGCAAGCGACCATACACCTCTTCTTGGGAATTCGAGCAGCGAACGAATGTTTGAAACCATGGCGATGGAAATCGAACAACTTCTGGCGAAATTAACGGGCGTAAACGACATGATGGCCAATCACAGCGAAGCAATTAACGGTCCAAGTTCTGCAATGCATACTCTACAACGACACAGGGACATACTTCAAGACTACACTCATGAATTTGCCAAGACCAAGAGCAATATCGTCGCTCATCGTGAAAGGGAGGATTTAATCGGATCAGTTCGACGTGATATCGACGCTTACAAAAGCGGAAGCGGAGCTAATAGTCGACGTACCGATCTTtatctaaaagaaaacgaacaTTTAAGGAACTCTGATCGCCTTGCCAGCGAGGCAATCGACATCGCCATGGCAACGAAAGAAAATTTGGGAACGCAgcgaaaaattttcaaaaatatgacaACGAGATTGAATAACCTTGCTAATCGGTTCCCCGCTCTTAATAGTCTCGTTCGACGAATTAAAATGAGGAAGCAAAGGGACTCGCTTATCATGGCTTCCGTTGTGTCCATCTGTATTATACTCATTCTGATATACTGGTTACATTAG
- the LOC120330693 gene encoding coiled-coil domain-containing protein 27-like: MSHSIQTSRKGSSIYENMTSRSSSGFGEDNFSLRPDTAPGNPRDQILPISPLAINERSKSAPRNMRMTTRYGSEGHVKLSSREILESGSPVNRQERPKTVEPEVQETLQKEQPWYMAMLREKEERLLQMGDEINRLSAFEIDSKQKDNEIFDLRRQLAQNVVIKTTQETELEAIVADLRKRTQILTDEIVRLGPFEEECKKNDKIISQFQEKIEFLERESQQKSRSSTPSSGAKKPLIYVDETSTTISEPEGSFQKNPQEYDEKVESVRESLRSANADADALREQFDKMAPEKLTPEDEVMAMREELVKREQIISELQDRLETSQKELVMNDGFINALQRDLESTENKVMKLTSQVEKAEFQMNEALAEARTMSKKFSDLRERRKHSDMNAETEHELTILKNAFNEIQQKADKLKEKSDKQSKEIRESHKKIKKGGELDKKQSEEIKHLCRDLEDMRRLEQLSRVSAEQMSTRFERLRSRIIQAVFITPGAAHPSTAISDIVVFNAVKKIIEDRSEFHKLLEETNADFPPLLVELDATLEEEKIEESSATTATSQQERKSGKGGRKSPKHR, from the coding sequence ATGAGCCATTCTATCCAAACTTCTCGCAAAGGCTCTAGTATTTACGAAAATATGACCAGCAGATCTTCTAGCGGCTTCGGCGAGGATAATTTTAGTTTACGACCTGATACGGCACCTGGTAACCCGAGAGATCAGATTTTACCGATTTCTCCTTTAGCCATAAATGAGAGGTCGAAATCGGCGCCGAGAAATATGCGAATGACAACCAGATATGGTTCAGAGGGTCATGTTAAATTGTCATCTCGTGAAATTCTCGAAAGTGGAAGCCCTGTTAACCGGCAAGAACGGCCAAAAACGGTTGAACCGGAAGTCCAGGAGACGTTACAAAAAGAACAACCCTGGTACATGGCTATGCTAAGAGAAAAAGAAGAACGCCTTCTACAAATGGGCGATGAGATTAACCGCTTGAGTGCTTTCGAAATTGATTCTAAACAAAAAGATAACGAAATATTTGACCTTAGAAGACAGTTGGCACAAAATGTTGTCATAAAAACGACTCAAGAAACGGAATTAGAGGCAATTGTGGCGGATCTGCGTAAGAGAACGCAAATTTTGACGGACGAAATTGTTCGTCTTGGACCATTTGAAGAAGAATGCAAAAAGAATGATAAGATTATTTCTCAATTccaagaaaaaattgaattcttaGAAAGAGAATCGCAGCAGAAATCTCGCTCAAGTACGCCATCTAGTGGAGCAAAAAAGCCTTTGATTTATGTTGACGAAACAAGCACAACAATTTCTGAACCAGAGGGTTCTTTccaaaaaaatccacaagaatATGACGAAAAAGTCGAAAGTGTTCGCGAGTCGTTACGAAGCGCTAATGCTGATGCAGACGCTTTACGAGAACAATTCGACAAGATGGCTCCCGAGAAATTAACCCCTGAAGACGAGGTCATGGCTATGAGAGAAGAGCTTGTTAAAAGAGAGCAAATAATTTCTGAGTTGCAAGATCGTCTTGAAACGTCGCAAAAAGAATTGGTTATGAATGACGGCTTCATAAACGCTTTACAGCGTGATTTAGAAAGCACTGAAAACAAAGTAATGAAATTGACATCCCAAGTTGAGAAAGCCGAATTTCAGATGAACGAAGCTTTAGCAGAGGCTAGGACAATGTCGAAAAAGTTCTCTGACTTGCGGGAAAGAAGAAAACACAGCGATATGAATGCTGAAACTGAACATGAGTTGACAATCCTGAAGAACGCTTTTAATGAGATTCAACAAAAAGCTGACAAATTGAAGGAAAAGTCTGACAAACAGAGCAAAGAAATTAGGGAGagtcacaaaaaaattaaaaaaggtgGCGAGCTAGATAAAAAACAGTCGGAGGAGATCAAACACCTATGTCGTGATTTGGAAGATATGCGACGTCTGGAGCAATTATCTCGAGTTTCCGCTGAGCAAATGTCGACAAGATTCGAACGTCTTCGCTCTCGAATTATTCAAGCTGTATTTATCACACCTGGAGCGGCTCATCCAAGCACAGCGATTAGCGACATTGTAGTTTTTAACGCTGTGAAAAAGATAATCGAGGATAGAAGTGAATTTCATAAGTTATTAGAAGAAACGAACGCAGATTTTCCACCGTTATTAGTCGAGCTCGACGCAACTTTGGAAGAAGAAAAAATCGAAGAAAGTAGCGCTACTACCGCAACGAGTCAGCAAGAACGAAAATCTGGGAAAGGAGGAAGAAAATCTCCGAAGCACAGATAG
- the LOC144424572 gene encoding uncharacterized protein LOC144424572, which translates to MDFVKIVFFITLICCLLAAKKIPAGACVSKIVNGKLVQVGDCEKNDGSEIARLIKKSLDEKEKASRGCGVIYNSKCFRAVMYKTQNITFNDARSICKSMNNRIPANIHDFEHYQMLLTYLRSMIPAGRISIFIWTGMQYKNNQLLGGEALPNEVWIDSYPKSATSWTNVALSINKDENADQGIFNVPSHYLRFGVICEI; encoded by the exons ATGGACTTTGTCAAAATTGTTTTCTTTATCACTCTCATCTGCTGTTTGCTTGCAGCGAAGAAAATACCTG CTGGAGCCTGCGTTTCCAAGATCGTGAATGGGAAACTCGTTCAAGTTGGAGATTGCGAG AAAAACGATGGATCCG AAATCGCCAGACTGATCAAAAAGAGTCTTGATGAGAAAGAAAAGGCTAGCA gGGGTTGTGGTGTCATATACAATTCCAAGTGCTTCCGAGCAGTTATGTATAAAACACAGAATATCACCTTCAACGATGCTCGATCAATATGCAAATCAATGAACAACAGGATACCGGCTAATATTCACGACTTTGAACATTACCAGATGCTGCTCACTTATCTACGTTCAATGATCCCTGCTGGCCGGATTTCGATTTTTATTTGGACTGGGATGCAGTATAAA AACAATCAGCTTTTGGGAGGGGAAGCTCTACCAAATGAAGTGTGGATTGATAGCTATCCCAAATCCGCTACATCGTGGACAAATGTTGCTCTTAGTATCAATAAAGACGAAAATGCAGATCAGGGTATTTTCAATGTTCCATCACACTATCTTAGGTTTGGTGTtatctgtgaaatataa